In Deinobacterium chartae, the genomic stretch CTCATCAGCGAGGCACTCGAGACGGTGTACCACGCGACCACGGCGGTCAGGACCAGACCCGCCGCCATCCAGGTGAAGGTGCGGTTGAAAAACGCCCGCAGGTTCGACGCCGAGGCCGTAACTCTCTGGGTATCGTACATACCTTATTGTACGAGATCCACGCTCCGGAGTTGCGTGCCCATGCCCCAGGACAACCGCTCAGTCATTTCCCCAATCCGGGTAGCGCACGAAGGTATCGTGAATCGCTTTGTGGTCGTACCCCAGTGCCAGCAGCACGATCAACAGCAGCCGCGCCTTGTGCGCGTTCATGAACGAAGCCGGAACCGCGCCCGCCTCGATCAGGCTGGCACCGCCCCCCGGGTAACCGTATACCGGCAGCACCGGCCCGGCATGGGTACGGGTGGCGATCACGACCGGGACAGGACTCGCAGCGATCAGGGGCACGGTGTCCGGGTGCAAGTTGCCCGTACCCAGCGCGGCGATCACCACGCCGTCTGCGCGCGCGGTGGCCTCGTTCAGCCCCTCACCGCGCCAGCCCGCGTAGGCGTACAGGATCTCCACCTTCGGTTCGGCGTGCGGCGGAGCAAAAGGACGGCGCGCCTCGGGCCGCGCGAAGTAGTGCAGTTCGCCGCGCCCCATCGCTCCGGCGTCGATGCGCCCGATCGGTCCCGGGTAGCCACCGAACGAGTCCAGCGCGGTCGAGTGCGTCTTGGTCACCGTGCGCGCGTCGAAGATGTCGCCGCCGAACACCACCAGCGGTCCCCGCCCCCTCGAGGCGGGATGAACGGCGACCTGCGCGGCCGACCACAGGTTGCCCGGGCCGTCCCAGGACGGCTCGAGGGCGTGGCGCATCGAACCGGTGAGGGCCACCCCGGTCTCGCCACGGTAGGTCAGGTGCAGGTAAAAGGCGGTCTCCTCGAGGGTATCGGTACCGTGGGTGAGCACGATGCCGTCGTGCCGGG encodes the following:
- a CDS encoding asparaginase, with the protein product MLRLALVHTGGTIASRPDASGAVKPQATPQELTESLPQLERFELTVHQPFQLPSPHVTPQHMHRLRDLLEELAPRHDGIVLTHGTDTLEETAFYLHLTYRGETGVALTGSMRHALEPSWDGPGNLWSAAQVAVHPASRGRGPLVVFGGDIFDARTVTKTHSTALDSFGGYPGPIGRIDAGAMGRGELHYFARPEARRPFAPPHAEPKVEILYAYAGWRGEGLNEATARADGVVIAALGTGNLHPDTVPLIAASPVPVVIATRTHAGPVLPVYGYPGGGASLIEAGAVPASFMNAHKARLLLIVLLALGYDHKAIHDTFVRYPDWGND